The Phaseolus vulgaris cultivar G19833 chromosome 5, P. vulgaris v2.0, whole genome shotgun sequence genomic interval aCATGAAATGATgcatttatgtaattttataataaaataaaacataaaatttatatattatgaaatatttttatttttaatcgatATAAGATCTTAGAATTTAGAGTTTAGTATGTGTAAACCTTAATCTTTAATTCTAAACCATAAACTctaaactaaatattattttttaatattatattttttttgttttaatgaaAAAGTAGTGGTGAAAAGGTAGAATTTTGTAGAGGTTAATCTAAAATGAGTTTTGTTAACAAAATACAGAAATAAAAGTGtgttaattatatttcttaatcatatatattattaaagaagTCTTACCAGGAGGAGGTGGTGGAGGTGGTggaggtggtggaggtggagTAGGATACACACACTGGTTAAAAGATGGTAAGAGACAAGCTCCTAAAGTTGATGCATCAACATCAGAATCACTCAAACAACTTTGTGCACTGACTTGAGAGCAGGTTTTCAACACAGTTTGAAATTTTACTGTCTGAATGATAACCGGTAAATATTCGACTTTTGTGGGTTTAAGATTTAGGGTTTTGGAACGAGCGGAGTCATAAAGCGAGGCTTTATGATTTGCCAAGCATGCTTTCATGGAATCAAAAATGCAGTGAGACAACCCAGTTGGGTTACGGATTCCACCCTCATAGTGCATTGGATCACTGCATGTTTCAGCAACATGTGAGCTGCAATGTGTCACAAACCTCTTGAATCTTGGAGATTCGTACGCTTCAGGTTGCCCACTAAGTGTTTGATAAATGGCTTTGCTAATACCAACTCCAGCATCT includes:
- the LOC137836023 gene encoding nodulin-30 encodes the protein MRAILITLFLILSVVVAEEAEDAAIVETIDPAKEAGISVATNPAKDHGIGGTGEINDLAEDAGVGISKAIYQTLSGQPEAYESPRFKRFVTHCSSHVAETCSDPMHYEGGIRNPTGLSHCIFDSMKACLANHKASLYDSARSKTLNLKPTKVEYLPVIIQTVKFQTVLKTCSQVSAQSCLSDSDVDASTLGACLLPSFNQCVYPTPPPPPPPPPPPPPDETRR